In the genome of Lathyrus oleraceus cultivar Zhongwan6 chromosome 4, CAAS_Psat_ZW6_1.0, whole genome shotgun sequence, the window GGAGCACTGCGTGCTTGGGAATTGGTAGCTATTACCAGTTTGTTATTTTCCTATTTTTCTATTCCTATCTTCCTGTAATTGTGGATCTCATAACAATACAATTGCAGTTTCATTACTCATATTACACTGTTATATCCATTTTATCACTATTTTGTGCATTTAGACCCATCAATTGGTCCGACCTACCGGGTCAAACTCACACAATGAAGAAGATTGTAGATGCAAAGGAAGCCTAAGATGGGTGACCGAGTTGACGCTTTGGAGACACAGATGGGGAATGTGACAACAACATTGCAAGATCTCGCTCTACAGATGCAACAACATGCTCAGCAAATGCATCAACAAAGCTTGGTTCTAGAAGAATTAAGCAAACAGATAGGAAAAAAAGGAGAGACTCTAGAGGGGGAAGCCTCTGTTGGCTCTACACAGAGTGAATCTCGCCTCACTGGGAAGAAGGTGAAATTTCCTCTATTTGATGGTGATGATCATGTGGCATGGATTACACGGGCCGAAATTTATTTCGATGTTCAGAATACATCGGATGATATGCGTGTGAAGTTGGCTCGCCTGAGCATGGAAGGTTCAACCATTCATTGGTTCAACCTGTTGATGGAGATAGAAGATGAGTTGTCATGGGAGAAGATGAAGCGAGCGTTAATTGCTCGTTATGGAGGACGTCTTCTGGAGAATCCATTCGAGGAGCTTTCAACGTTGAGACAAAAGGGAAGTATGGAGGAATTCGTCGAAGCTTTTGAGCCGTTGTCATCGCAAGTTGGAAGGCTTCCTGAAGAACAATACCTGGGATATTTTATGAGTGGATTGAAACCCCAAATTCGAAGGAGGGTGCATACTCTGAATCCTCGAAATAGGATGGAGATGATGAGGATTACGAATGATGTTGAAGAGGAATTGAAGGAGGAAGACGACGATGGTGAGCGTCGTGATGTGAAAAAAGGGGGGTACGAGCGTGTGGGCCAGAAGGATTGGGCCGGGTTACTAAGGAGTAAAGGTGGGTCTCAACCCAGGGATGCAACTCGTTCGTTTCAGTCGGGTGGGTTAAACCCGAGTCAGAAAACGGGTTCGATTGGATCCAACACAAATTCAACTTCGTATTTGGTTTCCTCAGCTTGCAAAAACGACGGGGGTCCGTGTTCCGACGCGATGGAGAGGTGGAAGGGAATACGAAGTATCCACAATGATGAATTCGAAGAGAGGATAATGAAGGGTCTATGTTTCAAATGTGGGGGAAAATACCACCCTACGTTGCATAAATGTCTAGAACGAGCTCTTAGGGTTCTAATCTTAGGAGAAGGTGAAACCATGACAGAGAAAGGGGAAATTGTGAGTATGGAGGACGTGACGGTGGAAAGTGAAGAAGAAGTGGAGGTGGAATGTAAACTGATGGGGGTATTGGGAAGCATGGGTGAGTCTCATACCATGAAGGTTGAAGGGAAGATACAGAATGTAGATTTATTGGTGTTGATTGATAGTGGTGCGAGCCACAATTTTATTTCTCCCAAAGTGACTACTGCTTTGGGTCTTGTCATCACACCTACAGCAGCTAAGAGTATCAAGCTTAGTGATGGTCATAAGGTGATAACAAATGGAGTGTGTAAAGGGGTCAATATGAAGGTGGGAGGGATTGAAGTGATTGTGGATGCGCTGGTGTTGGAGCTAGGGGGAATGGATATGGTGTTAGGAGTTGCCTGGTTAAGCACTCTTGGGAAGGTGATTATGGATTGGAAGGCAATGACTATGCAATTTTCGTATGAAAATGAGTTGGTGAAATTGCAAGGTCAAGGCAGCAAGGTGGTCAGACAATGTTATCTGAACTCCTATCTTGAGGACACTCATAGTAGAACTGAGCTGGGCTGGTGGTGGGCTCATTTACAGTCAATGGAAGCAACCAAGTCAGTGGTTCCCAAAGGCTTAAATCCAGTACTAGAAGAATTCCAGGAAGTGTTTGGAGACAATATTCATCTACCTCCTGAGAGGAGTCAGGTGCATCAGATTAAGCTTTATCCTGATCATGGTGCCATTAATGTCAGACCCTACAGGTACCCTCATCACCAAAAAGAAGAAATTGAGAAGCAAGTGTCAGAACTGTTGAAAGCTGGAGTCATTCGGCCGAGTATGAGTTCATTTTCAAGTCCTGTGATATTAGTCAATAAGAAAGACAAGAGCTAGagaatgtgtgtagactacagggCCCTAAATAAAGCTACAATACCAGATAAGTACCCAATCCCTATAGTTGATGAGTTGTTAGATGAACTATATGGAGCTACTATGTTCTCTAAAATTGATCTAAAATCTGGATATCATCAAATTAGAGTGTATGAGGATGACATCCCTAAAACGGTGTTTAGAACACATAATGGCCATTATGAGTACTTAGTAATGCCCTTTGGATTAATGAATGCCCCAGCTACCTTCCAAGCTACCATGAATGACATTTTTAGGCCATATTTGAGAAAGTTTGTCTTGGTGTTTTTTAATGATATTTTGATTTACAATAGAGATATCAAGGAACACCAAATGCATTTGAAGATGGTTTTGTCTGTTTTAGTTGAGCATTGTTTTGTGGCAAATCAAGCAAAGTGTAGGTTTGGTTGTGCTCAAATTGATTATCTTGGCCATATCATTTCTGGAGAAGGTGTGGCAGTGGACCCTGAGAAGGTGAAGTGTATTCTTGCATGGGCTACACCAAAGAATGTGAAGGGGGTACGTGTTTTTTTGGGACTCACAGGGTATTACAGAAAGTTTATCCAGGATTATGGTAAAATGGCAAAACCTCTCATAATTTGACTAAGAAAGGCAATTTTTCTTGGGGAATAGAAGCTGTCTAGGCTTTTTATGAGATGAAGAGGATCATGACTTCTCCCCCTGTGCTAATTCTTCCAAATTTtgatttaccttttgaagttgagTGTGATGCGGCTGGCAGAGGTATAGGTGTTGTTCTAATGCAGCAGAGGTAACCTATTTCTTTCTTCAGTAAAGCTTTATCTGATGGAAATCTGGCAAAATCTGTCTATGAGAAGGAATTGATGGCCCTTATGCTTTGTATTCAGCACTAGAGACATTATTTATTGGGCAGAGAATTTATTGTGCACACAGATCATAAAAGCTTGAAGCATTTTTTTACAACAGAGAGTTTCATCTCCAGATCAGCGGTGTTGGTTGGCCAAACTGCTAGGCTATCAATTTGAAGTCAAGTACAAGCCTGGCTTAAAGAGTAGAGCTACTGATGCTCTGTCCAGATGTCATGGTGATGTAGAAATGAATTCTATCATTTCTTTTCCCTTGTGGGCTGATAGACAGAAACTTTTGGATGAAATAACTAATGACCCGTACATTCAAAAGTTAATGAAAGAAGTACACGAGTCTCCTGATGTTAGACCTGGATTTCTGGTGAAACAAGGAGTTTTACTTTATCATGGCAGGCTAGTGATTTCCCCCGAATCACCCTCTATTCCTTGGCTATGGGAAGAATTTCATAGTACTCCTGCTGGAGGGAACTCATGTTTTCTAAGAACATACCGAAGACTGGCAGATTCCTTATATTGGGTGGGGATGCAGAGGAGTGTAAGGGATTATGTTAGATCTTGTGATATTTGTCAGAGACAAAAGTATAGTGCTACTACTCCTGGTGGTTTGTTACAGCCTCTACCTATTCCTAATGGGGTGTGGGAGGACTTGTCCTTAGACTTTATCACTGGGTTgtgataacgcgaaaacacatcaGATAATTGCCTTAATTTACACCCAAATATCACACCATTTCGATTAATATCCCGATTATTGTGCAAGTATTAgtgttgtttttgcaggtatttgaATCTCCATGCACTAAAGAGCAAAATAaataaaaggaagaaaaagaagaaaaaataaGTGAAAAAGCACAGAAAAACCAGAAAAATAATTATGCAGATTCTGCTGATGTGACGATCGCCACACATTCATGATGTTTATCACGACCCAgactgtgacgaccgtcacaggccaaTGACGAGCGTCACACGGCCACAAACTGCGCTTTGAAGCAGTCAGCAACAGGCACCCAAACATGCCTAAATTTCCTCCAACAAACTTTTCCCACGGATTCCTCTCTCAAGACCAAGTGTTCCTTGATTTTCTCAACTACCAAGACCTAATGGACACTATATAAAGGACTCAATTGGGAAAAATCGAGGACGCCTACTTCTATATTTACGctatgcaatttaattttcagcTTTCTAGCATTCAgcattttttctttctttccagcaaccttgtttccgttgccttattGTATTCGCCATTCTTTTCATAGTTTCCCTTTTCCAGTTagttttccagttagccatagtagtagtttcctacactagggaaatactacactttatttaattttaagtAGTAATTTATATTGAAGAAGCAAAGCCTACGACTTGTGGAGGGCTGCTCAAGTCTCCAAGAATCGTTATACTCTGTACTTCGATCtccaggtttttattgaattattattattgcccaTTTATTGTTATAAGCATGTTTGCCGTTGAATTAATCTGTTTATGCCTTGCGTTTGCTTTATTTaatatgtccggctaaactaccggtatcggtatgtagcaacttaatttgatgggatttaataataaccggtgcaacccctttttctcaaataaccttttaggctgaagtttttaatctaaatttaattaactttatcacaaaagcgtgaaaagctatttaacacgattttgccacgagagtggaaaattaactaaggtgagaaccaacaatcgcgagagcgtgaggctcgagctggatagtaaaaatagGCATTGggtttaaaaacagcgagagcactttaaaaacaattagaacttatttattttcaaaaagtaattttgacttcaaatgggacagcgagagcgtacattctgacttaaagttataggctgaatcaacaaccacgagagtgtgagagaaagtcttttaaataaacattttctactgagagatatttggcatttaaattattcaccggtgacttatcgaatcccttAATTCCTTCCATTAATTCTTTCTTAAAAACCGAAAATTTCCCTTAGATTTACTTTTTTACCCCCAAACCTCTACTAATCAATTCCCTTAactaaacatagtgacgttaatagcactagtttgaccataggtccctgtgggatcgatatcttttaaaactaaagcgactagactgtgcacttgcagtcaagtacccgacTGACTATATATTCTATATAGCCACGACAAGCATCAGGTTGCCTAAGTCTAAAGGTTATGAGGTTGTGTTAGTGGTCGTGGACAGACTATCTAAGTATAGTCATTTTGTTTTACTCAAACATCCATATACTGCTAAGTCAATTGCTGAGCTCTTTGTTAAAGAAGCGGTGAGACTTCATGGAATTCAAAGTTCTATAATCAGTGATAGATATCCTTTATTTGTGAGTCATTTATGGATGGAGTTGTTCAAGTTGTAGGGTACTAAACTGAAAATGAGTTTAGCATATCACCCGAAAACAAATGGTCAAACGGAAGTGGTTGTCAGGTGTCTGGAAAGTTATCTGCGGTGCTTTGCTTCTGATCACCCAAAGACTTGGTCATTATGGGTCCCTTGGGCTGAGTTTTGGTacaacactacctttcatgtgTCTATTGGGAAGACTCCACTAGAGGTGGTATATGGAAGACAACCTCCTGCATTGTTGAGATTTTTGTCTAATGAGACTAAGGTGGCTGCTGTGGCATTGGAGTTGAGTGAAAGAGATGAGGCTTTGAAGCAACTCAAACTTCACTTGCTCAAAGCTCAGGAACAAATGACAAGGTATGCTAACAAGAAGAGGAGGGACTTGTGTTTTGAAGTTGGAGAATGGGTCTTTCTGAAACTTAGACCCCATAGACAACAATCGGTGGTAAAAAGAATTCATCAGAAACTGGCTGCAAGATTCTATGGACCTTTCCAGGTGGCGGAGAAGATTGGTGAAGTAGCTTACAGGTTGAAACTACCATCAACATCTAGAATTCATCCAGTTTTTCATGTGTCACTACTCAAGCAAGTTGTTGGGAACTATCAGGTACAGGGAGAGTTACCTAAAGACTTGGAAGTGACTGAGGAGACTGATGTATATCCAGATAAGGTGTTGGGTTCAAGAGTCATAGTGCAGGGGGGTAATGAGGTTCTGCAGACCTTGATACAATGGAGAAATAAAGCTTTAAAGGATGTGACATGGGAGGATAATGAATTTTTGCGTGGCCAGTTTCCTGAATTTTTCCTTGAGGACAAGGCATTGTCTAAGGAGGTGGGAGTTGATAGAAATGTTATTAGTGAAGTGGGGCCTAGGCCAAGGCTGTGGAAAGTTTATACTAGGAAGAAGACAAAAGGAATGAAAGATGATGATGTGGCTGTGAATGCATGAGGAACGCATGAAGTGCATGAATGTGGCTATATATAGCTATAGCTGGAAGGGAATAATCAGGAAGGAATTCAGTTAGAATCAGGTGGGGTCACCTCTTGGTGATTTGGGAGCACTGCGTGCTTGGGAATCGGTAGCTATTACCAGTTTGTTATTTTCCTATTTTTCTATTCCTATCTTCCTGTAATTGTGGATCTCATAGCAATACAATTGTAGTTTCATTACTCATATTGCACTGTTATATCCATTTTATCACTATTTTGTGCATTTAGACCCATCATGTCAACTCCTCCTCTTGTGGTATATGTTATGCCACGTGTTGATGAAACCATTTATCATTCTCAGCCGTCTATGCGTCTTGATATATATGATAAAATGGATGAGATAAAAGACCAATTTCAAGAGCTAAGAAAAGAATTGGAGACCCTtagaggtaaagatctgtttggaaAAAATGCTGCTGAACTTTGTCTGGCGCTGAACGTGAAAATCCatgtcaaattcaaggtcccgtactttgagaagtataaagggaatacttgtccttTGAGCCAACTTATGATGTACGCAGGAAAGATGTCTCTTGTTGTACCCTTAAATTTGCCCTCCCATTCTCACCTATGTATCTAATCACTTGATCAAGAGATGACTTGCATACATCCATAActcatccacatgcatcattcctCATGACTTCAAAAGAAGCTTGGGCCCAGGAAGCTAGGTTTCACACTGGTATCAAGGATCAAAAGGCATGGATTTGGTTACATCATCAACATATCATGTGAAACCCTAATGATGGTGGTGAATGCTTGACTTCAACAAAGTTGTGACTAGACAAACTAGGGCATTCAAAACCCTAATCTCTCAAAGCAGGATATCTTGGAGATTCCCTAGGCCTCATCTTGGCCTCCAAAGCCCTAATCAGGAGATGGTAATCAAAGGAACTTGGTGGTTTGATTGTGCATTCATTGTTAAGTTGCTTGACCTAGCTTGGAGTCTTGGCCTTAGTTCAAAGTCTTTGATGCTATTCATTTGGTTGTGGATATATCTTTGATCCTAGTCATCTGAACAATCAAACCCCTGGGTTTCAAGCCACTTGTTGATCATGCTATTAGTTCATGGATACTATATAAAAACCCTAGTCTTGTGGTCTCATTTCATGGTCTTGGGCATatacattatcagtcaagttattttccttgcaaaagtcaaacattcaagcGATTGTGAAACCAATTTCAATCGTTTTTCAAAACCATTCCAATCAATTTCAtccattttaaaccattacatgtgattccatacaagaaaatacaaaaatatccatgtttgaccaattgttgactttggtcaaaagttgactttttggtcaactttgaccaaagtcaacccaaaacCCTAATACCCTAAATTCAGCCATAAATATCCATTGAATATACATTTATAAAGAAATTATAAAGAAAACACATCTTGACCGtttgttgacttttggtcaacgTTGGCCAAAGTCAACTCAACCTCTTTGCATCCTAAAATCCTAAACCTTAATCCATCACTCTATTGTTCAAGTTTGCTTGCTTCCATCATGAGTGCTTCATTTGCAAGTTATCCTTGGCCCACCATGTTTATGTTCATGCCATGTCTACAAGCGTAGTCAATTTACACAAAAAGAGGAAGTCATAACCACTTCAAACCAACCAAAGTCATGACATCCTTAAGAATTCAAGCAAAGGGAATTTTACATAACTATGGACCATGTGAAGTAATGCTAtatgtgaaggtgagaaaaacaagaaaggggggtttgaattgttttggaaaataagcgcttttgcaaaataaaatcacacaggattttatactagttcgcttataacacaaagctactccagtccacccggccaaggtgatttcgccttcaacaaggacttaatccactaatcttgaaagattattacaaccaacgtctaagagaaagatctcttagtcctctcaagtatacagactgcgcagagtcacttgaggaattaaaacaattgaggtaaaaacagaattgtaatctagagtgcttctagtataaagcaagtattacaacagttagagcagataagaagtttcacgttatgagcaaaagctcgtgaaagattagaGAGAGATTAGAGTAAACTTGTGCGCtcaggtgtatctctcaatgagTTTCGCCGTTCTTAatatagaggtgaaaaacgaCCGTTTGTAGTAATGGCAAatatttagtcttgatgagagtttaatgccataacttcgttgtttcttgccagaacaagtttgtctccctgaataacttctttccaattatagtttgtttccatttgaagttgaagttgccgttactctttctggataaggaaaaACCATTATCAGAGTTTGCGTTGCTCTATTAGACTGAGATCTTAAgatgtggcttcagagcttctgatagtcctcaTCTTTTAGATTTCCAGTGTTGTCTTCAGATGATCTTGAGACTTCTGGAATTTCTGATATACCGTTGCTCAGAGTCAaaacttctagagcgcgcttcttcttcagatgcttctgatattctgatatgttgttttgctcagagtcagaacttctagagcgcgtttaTACTTCAaatgcttctgatcttctgataaactgtatctgatttgattatgtatctgatgacgtaatcagattcc includes:
- the LOC127136616 gene encoding uncharacterized protein LOC127136616 produces the protein MGDRVDALETQMGNVTTTLQDLALQMQQHAQQMHQQSLVLEELSKQIGKKGETLEGEASVGSTQSESRLTGKKVKFPLFDGDDHVAWITRAEIYFDVQNTSDDMRVKLARLSMEGSTIHWFNLLMEIEDELSWEKMKRALIARYGGRLLENPFEELSTLRQKGSMEEFVEAFEPLSSQVGRLPEEQYLGYFMSGLKPQIRRRVHTLNPRNRMEMMRITNDVEEELKEEDDDGERRDVKKGGYERVGQKDWAGLLRSKGGSQPRDATRSFQSGGLNPSQKTGSIGSNTNSTSYLVSSACKNDGGPCSDAMERWKGIRSIHNDEFEERIMKGLCFKCGGKYHPTLHKCLERALRVLILGEGETMTEKGEIVSMEDVTVESEEEVEVECKLMGVLGSMGESHTMKVEGKIQNVDLLVLIDSGASHNFISPKVTTALGLVITPTAAKSIKLSDGHKVITNGVCKGVNMKVGGIEVIVDALVLELGGMDMVLGVAWLSTLGKVIMDWKAMTMQFSYENELVKLQGQGSKVVRQCYLNSYLEDTHSRTELGWWWAHLQSMEATKSVVPKGLNPVLEEFQEVFGDNIHLPPERSQVHQIKLYPDHGAINVRPYRYPHHQKEEIEKQVSELLKAGVIRPSMSSFSSPVILVNKKDKS